One Dromiciops gliroides isolate mDroGli1 chromosome 3, mDroGli1.pri, whole genome shotgun sequence DNA segment encodes these proteins:
- the LYPD5 gene encoding ly6/PLAUR domain-containing protein 5, producing MVMSMMMLMVMTAGTSALQCYSFQRSFTGPFDLSGLRMAIVTCGPQQEACLEAVTSMSTGYRNSLTLVKKGCSYGSGSGEMTSGGDSLPPDYTLVRRCQEDLCNQRIENHDSIPNLSPAPDTPELSGTECWACVSTTAEGCELEYSHKIKCHGGQTVCFQGQGFLGIENFSTPIYMRTCQEPSCTAIGAATHWSDNYLKGTCCSGNLCNNDSNKDSSKGPSTHTVPSHAPALLALPLLLTIPLSIAI from the exons GCACCTCGGCTCTCCAGTGTTACAGTTTTCAACGTTCCTTCACTGGTCCTTTTGATCTCTCTGGCCTCCGGATGGCCATTGTGACCTGTGGCCCACAACAAGAGGCCTGCCTGGAAGCGGTAACTTCCATGAGTACAG GTTACAGGAACTCCTTAACCCTGGTGAAAAAGGGGTGCTCTTACGGCTCGGGCTCCGGAGAGATGACCTCAGGGGGAGACTCACTGCCCCCTGACTACACCCTGGTACGACGATGCCAGGAAGATCTATGTAACCAACGGATCGAGAACCATGACAGCATTCCCAACCTCAGCCCAG ccCCAGATACCCCTGAGCTCAGTGGAACCGAATGCTGGGCCTGCGTCAGTACCACTGCTGAGGGCTGTGAACTCGAGTACTCCCACAAGATCAAGTGTCATGGGGGCCAGACCGTTTGCTTCCAGGGTCAAGGCTTCCTGGGCATTG agAATTTCAGTACCCCCATCTACATGAGGACATGCCAGGAGCCCTCTTGTACGGCTATTGGGGCTGCCACTCACTGGTCAGACAACTACCTCAAAGGGACCTGCTGTTCGGGGAATCTCTGTAACAATGATTCCAACAAGGACTCCAGCAAGGGCCCCTCCACCCATACTGTCCCCTCTCATGCTCCTGCACTCCTGGCCCTGCCCCTGCTTCTCACCATCCCCTTATCAATAGCTATCTGA